The Sander vitreus isolate 19-12246 unplaced genomic scaffold, sanVit1 ctg346_0, whole genome shotgun sequence genome has a segment encoding these proteins:
- the LOC144513779 gene encoding interferon-induced protein 44-like — translation MGIKGEKPMVWPPSSPDLNPIENLWSILKQKIYEAVSEPWRKISWGDNARDLQYVKEYKPGNDDIKHVRILLYGPDGAGKSSFISSVCSVIQGRVTTPALTSDKRSSGTYETFKIRKEEGNPETFCDFVFNDVMDLKDGDGICADDIKLTLKGHVKEGYQFKPSSPLSPEDPGYNPCPSADDKVHVLVCVLSANSAEITDSVLKKMAVIREAASELGIPQMAIGTNIDLACPETENDLKNVYKSKHLKQKGERLQRSSGSPRELHLSCEELQ, via the exons ATGGGCATAAAAGGAGAGAAACCCATGGTGTGGCCCCCATCctcccctgacctcaaccctatTGAGAACCTCTGGAGCATCCTCAAGCAAAAGATCTATGAGG CTGTGAGTGAACCATGGAGGAAAATATCTTGGGG AGACAATGCGAGGGATCTCCAGTATGTGAAGGAGTATAAGCCTGGAAATGATGACATCAAACATGTCCGAATCCTTCTGTACGGACCCGACGGAGCTGGAAAGTCCAGCTTCATCAGCTCCGTCTGCAGCGTCATACAAGGCAGAGTGACTACTCCGGCTTTGACCTCTGACAAACGTTCCAGTGGAACA TATGAAAcgtttaaaatcagaaaagaagaaggaaaTCCAGAGACATTCTGTGATTTCGTCTTCAATGACGTCATGGATCTGAAGGATGGAGATGGAATCTGTGCTGACGACATCAAACTGACCCTGAAAGGACATGTGAAGGAGGGTTACCAG TTCAAGCCTTCATCTCCACTGTCTCCTGAGGACCCAGGCTACAACCCCTGTCCCTCTGCAGACGACAAAGTTCATGTTCTGGTTTGTGTGCTTTCTGCTAACTCAGCAGAAATTACAGACTCAGTTCTGAAGAAGATGGCCGTTATCAGAGAGGCAGCCAGTGAGCTGG GGATTCCCCAAATGGCAATAGGCACCAACATTGATTTAGCCTGtcctgaaactgaaaatgatctGAAGAATGTGTACAAGAGCAAGCACCTGAAGCAAAAAG GTGAAAGACTTCAGCGCAGCAGTGGGAGTCCCAGAGAACTACATCTTTCCTGTGAAGAACTACAGTGA
- the LOC144513777 gene encoding activin receptor type-2A-like, which produces MGSATKLAFSVFLISCSSGAILGRSDTQECVHYNYSPSSSLSSASSLSSGVSESRGNLSGVVTCSGEKDKRLHCFATWKNISGEVRVVEQGCWLDDPDCYDRSECVEKKDAPAVFFCCCEGSLCNSQFFYRPDGSQPPIHTTNKPVAPQPTVLSTLMYSLVPIMAVSGVFLFSFWVYRHHKLAYPPVLVPTQDPGPMPPSPLLGQKPLQLLEVKARGRFGCVWKARLLSEYVAVKIFPLQNKHSWQNEYEMFCVSGMRHENLLQFIGGEKRGSDTELELWLITAYHEKGSLCDYLKANVLSWSELCLIAQSMSRGLAYLHQDIPGHKDGHKPAIAHRDFKSKNVLLKSNLTACIADFGLALRFEAGTSPGDTHGQVGTRRYMAPEVLEGAISFQRDSFLRIDMYAVGLVLWELASRCKAADGPLDEYLLPYEEEVGQHPSLEDMQEVVVHKKLRPTLRDCWQKHTGLSLLCETMEECWDGEAEARLSAGCVEERVAQLQRQTNVTAPEDIVTVVTMVTNVDYPPKESSL; this is translated from the exons ATGGGATCAGCCACCAAACTGGCTTTCAGTGTTTTCCTCATCTCCTGCTCCTCAG GTGCCATCCTGGGACGCTCTGACACTCAGGAGTGCGTCCACTACAACTACAGCCCTTCGTCCTCGCTGTCCTCGGCGTCCTCGCTGTCTTCGGGGGTGTCTGAGAGCCGGGGGAACCTGAGCGGCGTGGTCACCTGCTCTGGAGAGAAGGATAAGAGACTTCACTGCTTTGCTACATGGAAGAACATCTCGGGAGAAGTTCGGGTGGTCGAACAGGGCTGCTGGCTGGACGACCCCGACTGTTACGACCG GAGTGAGTGTGTGGAGAAGAAAGATGCTCCGGCAGTCTTCTTCTGCTGCTGTGAGggcagtttgtgtaacagcCAGTTCTTCTACCGGCCCGACGGCAGCCAGCCGCCCATACACA CGACGAACAAGCCGGTAGCGCCCCAGCCCACGGTGCTGAGCACGCTGATGTACTCGCTGGTTCCCATCATGGCCGTCAGCGGcgtcttcctcttctccttctgGGTGTACCGACACCACAAACTGGCCTATCCTCCAGTCCTGGTAcctacacag GACCCCGGCCCcatgcccccctcccccctgctGGGACAGAAGCCTCTGCAGTTACTGGAGGTCAAAGCCAGGGGGCGCTTCGGCTGTGTGTGGAAGGCTCGGCTGCTCAGCGAATACGTCGCCGTCAAAATCTTCCCCCTGCAG aACAAGCATTCGTGGCAGAACGAGTACGAGATGTTCTGTGTGAGCGGGATGAGACACGAGAACCTGCTGCAGTTCATcggaggagagaaaagaggaagtgACACGGAGCTGGAGCTGTGGCTCATCACTGCCTACCATGAGAAG GGTTCTCTGTGTGACTACCTGAAGGCCAACGTCCTCTCCTGGTCTGAACTCTGTCTCATCGCTCAGTCCATGTCCCGAGGTCTCGCCTACCTGCACCAGGACATTCCTGGACACAAGGACGGACACAAGCCAGCCATcgcacacag ggACTTTAAGAGTAAGAATGTGCTGCTGAAGTCGAACCTGACCGCCTGCATCGCTGACTTCGGCCTCGCTCTCCGGTTCGAGGCGGGAACATCTCCCggagacacacacggacag GTGGGGACCAGGCGCTACATGGCCCCAGAGGTCCTGGAGGGGGCCATCAGCTTCCAGAGAGACTCCTTCCTGAGGATAGACATGTATGCTGTGGGGCTGGTGCTGTGGGAGCTCGCCTCCCGCTGCAAGGCTGCCGACG gtccGTTGGATGAGTACTTGCTGCCCtatgaggaggaggtgggacAGCATCCGTCTCTGGAGGACATGCAGGAAGTCGTCGTCCACAAGAAGCTGAGACCGACGCTCAGAGATTGCTGGCAGAAACACACG ggtcTGTCTCTGCTCTGTGAGACGATGGAGGAATGCTGGGACGGCGAGGCTGAGGCGCGGCTGTCGGCCGGCTGCGTGGAGGAGCGCGTCGCGCAGTTGCAGCGGCAGACAAACGTCACGGCGCCCGAGGACATCGTCACGGTGGTCACTATGGTAACCAACGTGGACTACCCGCCCAAAGAGTCGAGCCTATGA